In Pseudomonas fluorescens, one genomic interval encodes:
- a CDS encoding Lrp/AsnC family transcriptional regulator, translating into MHSELDSYDRRILALLQEDASLSSAQIAEQVGLSQSPCWRRIQRMKEEGIIRGQVTLLDRKKIGLNTQIFAEIKLNAHGRSNFTEFTEAIRGFPEVLECYVLMGAVDFLLRIVAADIEAYERFFFEKLSLVPGIQEVNSIVALSEIKSTTSLPV; encoded by the coding sequence ATGCACAGCGAGCTGGACAGCTACGACCGGCGGATTCTCGCCTTGCTGCAAGAGGACGCGTCACTGTCCAGCGCGCAGATCGCCGAGCAGGTGGGGCTGTCGCAATCGCCGTGCTGGCGGCGGATTCAGCGGATGAAGGAGGAGGGGATCATTCGCGGTCAGGTGACCTTGCTTGATCGCAAGAAGATCGGCCTGAACACGCAGATCTTCGCCGAGATCAAACTCAACGCCCACGGGCGTTCGAACTTCACCGAATTCACCGAGGCGATTCGCGGTTTTCCGGAAGTGCTGGAGTGTTATGTGTTGATGGGCGCGGTGGACTTTCTGTTGCGCATTGTCGCGGCGGACATCGAGGCGTATGAGCGATTCTTCTTCGAAAAGCTGTCGCTGGTGCCAGGGATTCAGGAGGTGAACTCGATTGTGGCGCTGTCGGAGATCAAGTCGACGACCAGCCTCCCGGTCTAG